One window of the Shimwellia blattae DSM 4481 = NBRC 105725 genome contains the following:
- a CDS encoding bifunctional tRNA (adenosine(37)-C2)-methyltransferase TrmG/ribosomal RNA large subunit methyltransferase RlmN has product MSDQIIIPETSPVAVSPKAEKINLLDLNRPQMREFFKSMGEKPFRADQVMKWIYHYCCDDFDEMTDINKVLRARLKEIAEIRAPEVVEEQRSSDGTIKWAIAVGDQRVETVYIPEDDRATLCVSSQVGCALECKFCSTAQQGFNRNLRVSEIIGQVWRAAKIVGAAKITGQRPITNVVMMGMGEPLLNLTNVVPAMEIMLDDFGFGLSKRRVTLSTSGVVPALDKLGDMIDVALAISLHAPNDTIRDEIVPINRKYNIETFLAAVRRYLEKSNANQGRVTIEYVMLDHINDGVEHAHQLAECLKDTPCKINLIPWNPFPGAPYGRSSNSRIDRFSKTLMEYGFTTIVRKTRGDDIDAACGQLAGEVIDRTKRTMRKRMQGEAIAVKSV; this is encoded by the coding sequence ATGTCAGATCAAATTATCATCCCCGAGACGTCACCTGTTGCCGTTTCTCCTAAAGCCGAAAAAATCAACCTGCTGGATCTGAACCGCCCGCAAATGCGCGAGTTCTTTAAATCCATGGGGGAAAAGCCGTTCCGTGCCGATCAGGTCATGAAGTGGATCTATCACTACTGCTGTGATGACTTCGACGAGATGACGGATATCAATAAGGTGCTGCGCGCCCGGCTAAAAGAGATTGCTGAAATCCGTGCCCCGGAAGTGGTGGAGGAGCAGCGCTCATCCGACGGGACTATCAAGTGGGCGATAGCGGTGGGCGATCAGCGCGTTGAAACGGTCTATATCCCGGAAGATGACCGCGCCACGCTGTGTGTCTCCTCCCAGGTAGGCTGCGCGCTGGAGTGTAAGTTCTGCTCCACGGCTCAGCAGGGCTTTAACCGTAACCTGCGGGTGTCGGAAATTATCGGCCAGGTGTGGCGGGCGGCGAAAATTGTTGGCGCGGCGAAAATCACCGGCCAGCGCCCCATCACTAACGTGGTGATGATGGGGATGGGCGAACCGCTGCTGAACCTGACAAACGTGGTTCCGGCGATGGAAATCATGCTGGATGATTTCGGTTTCGGCCTGTCAAAACGCCGCGTTACCCTGTCCACTTCCGGTGTGGTACCGGCGCTGGACAAGCTCGGGGATATGATTGACGTGGCGCTGGCTATCTCGCTGCACGCGCCGAACGATACCATCCGTGATGAGATAGTCCCCATCAACCGCAAATATAATATTGAGACATTCCTGGCGGCGGTACGCCGGTATCTGGAGAAATCCAATGCCAACCAGGGGCGGGTGACCATCGAATACGTGATGCTGGACCACATTAACGACGGTGTTGAGCATGCTCATCAGCTGGCGGAATGCCTGAAAGACACCCCGTGCAAAATTAACCTGATCCCGTGGAACCCCTTCCCGGGGGCACCTTATGGCCGCAGCTCAAACAGCCGTATCGATCGCTTCTCCAAAACCCTGATGGAGTACGGCTTTACGACGATTGTGCGTAAAACGCGCGGTGATGATATTGATGCCGCCTGCGGGCAGCTGGCCGGGGAAGTGATTGACCGCACCAAGCGGACAATGCGCAAGCGGATGCAGGGCGAAGCTATTGCGGTAAAATCTGTCTGA
- the rodZ gene encoding cytoskeleton protein RodZ: protein MNTEANQEQKTAQTTGERLRQAREKLGLSQQVVAERLCLKVSTVRDIEEDKAPADLASTFLRGYIRSYARLVHVPEDELLPMMAKQTPLKASKVQPMQSFSLGKRRKKRDGWLMSITWLVLFVVVGLTGAWWWQNHKAQQEEITTMADQSSAELGNTGSGQSVALDTGAASTSAPAQTSTAAPVVDNSAPATAPATPAPADSLATAATPAPQSTEQQPAVVAPSQTPVDTANPAATAVPGQLPTDPAQNTPAVADPNALVMNFSADCWLEVSDATGKKLFSGLQHKGGNLNLVGQTPYKLKIGAPAAVQVQFQGKPVDLSRFIRTNQVARLTVNAEPATAQ, encoded by the coding sequence ATGAATACTGAAGCCAATCAAGAACAGAAAACAGCACAGACCACGGGCGAGCGTTTACGCCAGGCCCGCGAAAAACTCGGTCTTAGCCAGCAAGTTGTTGCTGAACGTTTGTGCCTGAAGGTCTCCACCGTCCGGGATATCGAAGAGGACAAAGCGCCAGCCGATTTGGCTTCCACCTTTTTGCGCGGTTATATTCGCTCTTATGCCCGGCTGGTCCATGTACCTGAGGACGAACTGCTGCCGATGATGGCGAAGCAGACACCGCTGAAGGCGAGCAAAGTGCAGCCGATGCAGAGTTTTTCTCTGGGTAAGCGGCGCAAAAAGCGCGATGGCTGGCTGATGAGTATCACCTGGCTGGTGCTTTTTGTGGTGGTCGGCCTGACGGGGGCCTGGTGGTGGCAAAACCATAAAGCCCAGCAGGAAGAGATAACCACCATGGCGGATCAGTCCTCGGCCGAGCTGGGCAACACCGGCAGCGGCCAGTCCGTTGCGCTGGATACCGGCGCGGCCAGCACATCTGCCCCGGCACAGACCAGTACAGCGGCACCGGTGGTGGACAACAGCGCACCGGCAACCGCCCCTGCGACACCGGCACCGGCTGACAGCCTGGCGACGGCGGCAACGCCTGCGCCTCAGAGCACTGAACAGCAGCCTGCGGTAGTGGCCCCGAGCCAGACCCCGGTAGATACCGCCAACCCGGCGGCCACCGCTGTACCGGGCCAGTTGCCGACCGATCCGGCACAGAATACCCCGGCCGTTGCCGATCCGAACGCGCTGGTGATGAACTTCTCCGCTGACTGCTGGCTGGAAGTGAGCGACGCGACCGGCAAAAAACTGTTCAGCGGCCTGCAGCATAAGGGCGGTAACCTGAATCTGGTAGGCCAGACCCCGTACAAACTGAAGATCGGTGCGCCTGCCGCGGTACAGGTTCAGTTCCAGGGTAAACCTGTTGATCTGAGCCGTTTTATCCGGACGAATCAGGTAGCACGCCTGACTGTTAATGCTGAGCCGGCCACGGCCCAGTAA
- the ispG gene encoding flavodoxin-dependent (E)-4-hydroxy-3-methylbut-2-enyl-diphosphate synthase, producing MHNEAPIQRRKSTRIYVGNVPIGDGAPVAVQSMTNTRTTDVDATVNQIKALERVGADIVRVSVPTMDAAEAFRLIKQQVNVPLVADIHFDYRIALKVAEYGVDCLRINPGNIGNEERIRQVVDCARDKNIPIRIGVNAGSLEKDLQEKYGEPTPQALLESAMRHVDHLDRLNFDQFKVSVKASDVFLAVEAYRLLAKAIDQPLHLGITEAGGARSGAVKSAIGLGLLLSEGIGDTLRVSLAADPVEEIKVGFDILKSLRIRSRGINFIACPTCSRQEFDVIGTVNALEQRLEDIITPMDVSIIGCVVNGPGEALVSTLGVTGGNKKSGLYEDGVRKDRLDNNDMIDQLEARIRAKAALLDENRRIEVQQLEK from the coding sequence ATGCATAACGAAGCGCCCATTCAACGCAGAAAATCCACGCGGATTTATGTCGGGAATGTGCCCATCGGGGACGGCGCACCTGTCGCCGTCCAGTCAATGACCAATACCCGCACGACCGATGTGGATGCCACCGTTAACCAGATCAAAGCGCTGGAGCGGGTCGGGGCGGATATTGTGCGCGTCTCTGTTCCGACCATGGACGCGGCAGAAGCCTTCCGCCTGATCAAGCAGCAGGTGAACGTGCCGCTGGTGGCCGATATCCACTTTGACTACCGTATCGCCCTGAAAGTGGCGGAATATGGTGTGGACTGCCTGCGGATCAACCCGGGCAACATCGGTAACGAAGAGCGCATCCGCCAGGTGGTGGATTGCGCCCGGGATAAAAACATTCCGATCCGCATTGGCGTTAACGCGGGCTCCCTGGAAAAAGATCTGCAGGAAAAATACGGCGAGCCGACCCCGCAGGCGCTGCTGGAATCAGCCATGCGCCATGTGGATCATCTGGATCGCCTGAATTTCGACCAGTTTAAAGTGAGCGTAAAAGCCTCTGATGTCTTCCTGGCGGTGGAAGCCTACCGCTTGCTGGCGAAAGCCATTGATCAGCCGCTGCACCTGGGGATCACCGAAGCCGGTGGCGCCCGCAGCGGTGCGGTTAAATCGGCCATTGGCCTGGGGCTGCTGCTGTCAGAAGGGATCGGCGACACGCTGCGTGTCTCTCTGGCGGCCGATCCGGTGGAAGAGATCAAAGTGGGTTTCGATATTCTGAAATCCTTACGCATCCGCTCACGCGGGATTAACTTTATCGCCTGTCCCACATGCTCCCGCCAGGAGTTTGACGTGATAGGCACCGTTAATGCCCTGGAGCAGCGCCTGGAAGATATCATTACGCCGATGGACGTATCGATTATCGGGTGCGTAGTGAATGGCCCGGGGGAGGCGTTAGTCTCCACCCTTGGCGTGACCGGCGGCAATAAGAAAAGCGGCCTCTATGAAGACGGGGTGCGCAAAGATCGTCTCGACAATAACGATATGATCGATCAGCTGGAAGCGCGCATCCGGGCGAAAGCCGCATTGCTGGATGAAAACCGGCGCATTGAGGTGCAACAACTGGAAAAATAA
- the hisS gene encoding histidine--tRNA ligase — protein sequence MAKNIQAIRGMNDYLPGETAIWQRIEGILKQVLGSYGYSEIRLPIVEQTPLFKRAIGEVTDVVEKEMYTFEDRNGDSLTLRPEGTAGCVRAGIEHGLLYNQEQRLWYIGPMFRHERPQKGRYRQFHQLGLEVFGLQGPDIDAELIMLTARWWRELGISQHVNLELNSIGSLEARASYRDALVAFLEQHKDKLDEDCQRRMYSNPLRVLDSKNPEVQALLNDAPALGDYLDEASREHFAGLCALLDAAGIKYTVNQRLVRGLDYYNRTVFEWVTSALGAQGTVCAGGRYDGLVEQLGGRATPSVGFAMGLERLVLLVQSVNPELKPESAVDIYLISSGTGTQCAAMLLAEQIRDRLPGVKLMTNYGGGNFKKQFARADKWGARIALVLGEDEVANHQVVVKDLRSGEQEAVAQDAVAERLRALLG from the coding sequence GTGGCAAAGAATATTCAAGCCATTCGCGGCATGAACGATTATCTGCCGGGTGAAACCGCAATCTGGCAGCGTATTGAAGGCATCCTGAAACAGGTACTTGGTAGCTACGGCTACAGCGAAATCCGCTTACCGATTGTAGAGCAGACCCCGTTATTCAAACGCGCCATCGGCGAAGTGACCGATGTCGTGGAAAAAGAGATGTACACCTTCGAGGACCGCAACGGCGACAGCCTGACCCTGCGCCCTGAAGGGACTGCTGGCTGCGTGCGCGCCGGTATTGAGCATGGTCTGCTGTACAATCAGGAACAGCGCTTGTGGTACATCGGCCCGATGTTCCGTCACGAGCGCCCGCAGAAAGGTCGCTACCGCCAGTTCCACCAGCTGGGGCTGGAAGTGTTTGGCCTGCAGGGGCCCGATATTGACGCGGAGCTGATCATGCTGACCGCCCGCTGGTGGCGTGAGCTGGGGATCAGCCAGCATGTGAACCTGGAGCTGAACTCCATCGGCTCACTGGAAGCGCGCGCCAGTTATCGCGATGCTCTGGTGGCCTTCCTTGAGCAGCATAAAGACAAGCTGGACGAAGACTGCCAGCGCCGGATGTACAGCAACCCGCTGCGGGTGCTGGACTCCAAAAACCCGGAAGTGCAGGCGCTGCTGAACGACGCACCGGCACTGGGTGACTATCTGGATGAGGCTTCCCGCGAACACTTTGCGGGCCTGTGCGCCCTGCTGGATGCCGCCGGGATCAAATACACCGTGAATCAACGCCTGGTGCGCGGCCTGGATTACTACAACCGTACCGTGTTTGAATGGGTGACCAGCGCGCTGGGTGCTCAGGGAACCGTGTGTGCCGGTGGCCGTTACGATGGCCTGGTGGAACAACTGGGCGGGCGCGCTACGCCGTCCGTTGGTTTTGCCATGGGGCTTGAGCGCCTTGTCCTGCTGGTGCAGTCAGTGAATCCGGAATTAAAACCGGAATCCGCTGTCGATATATACCTGATCTCCTCCGGCACCGGCACCCAGTGTGCGGCTATGCTGCTGGCAGAGCAGATTCGCGATCGACTGCCGGGTGTAAAACTGATGACGAACTACGGCGGCGGTAATTTCAAGAAACAGTTTGCCCGTGCCGATAAATGGGGCGCCCGCATTGCGCTGGTGCTTGGCGAAGATGAAGTGGCAAACCACCAGGTGGTTGTGAAGGATTTGCGCTCCGGAGAGCAGGAAGCCGTAGCACAGGATGCGGTAGCTGAACGCCTGCGGGCGCTGCTGGGCTGA
- a CDS encoding YfgM family protein produces the protein MEMYDNENDQIDAVKRFFAENGKALVVGVVLGIGALVGWRYWNGHQSDTARASSLAYEQVTTAIQADKPETLAAAQKFAADTRDTYGALAAMQVAQHFVDSEQLDKAAAELQQGAGDAKDPQLQSLINLRLARIQIQQKQADAALKTLDTVKGEGWSAIVADIRGEALLSKGDKQGARDAWSKGVASDASPALREMMQMKINNLSS, from the coding sequence GTGGAAATGTACGACAACGAAAACGACCAGATCGATGCGGTAAAACGCTTTTTTGCCGAAAACGGCAAAGCGCTGGTCGTTGGGGTAGTGTTAGGGATTGGTGCGCTGGTAGGGTGGCGTTACTGGAATGGTCACCAGAGCGATACCGCAAGGGCCTCTTCCCTGGCGTATGAGCAGGTGACAACGGCTATTCAGGCTGACAAGCCAGAAACCCTGGCCGCGGCGCAAAAATTTGCCGCCGATACCCGGGATACCTACGGTGCGCTGGCCGCCATGCAGGTGGCTCAGCATTTTGTAGACAGCGAGCAGCTGGATAAAGCCGCCGCTGAGCTACAGCAGGGCGCGGGCGATGCCAAAGACCCGCAACTTCAGTCCCTGATTAATCTTCGCCTGGCGCGTATTCAGATCCAGCAAAAACAGGCAGATGCCGCGCTGAAAACGCTGGATACGGTAAAAGGCGAGGGCTGGTCAGCGATTGTGGCCGATATTCGCGGTGAAGCGTTACTGAGCAAAGGCGACAAGCAAGGGGCTCGTGATGCATGGAGTAAAGGCGTCGCCAGCGATGCTTCTCCGGCACTGCGCGAAATGATGCAGATGAAAATTAATAATTTGTCCAGCTAA
- the bamB gene encoding outer membrane protein assembly factor BamB, translating into MQLRKLLVPGLISLTLLSGCSLFSGEEDVVKMSPLPEVENQFTPNTVWSSSVGSGIGDFYSNLHPAWQDGNVYAADRRGTVKAMSASDGQEIWKVDLSENRGLLSRNAPALLSGGVTVSGGHVYVGSEKAQIYALNIVDGAIAWQTTVAGEAVSRPVASDGLLLVHTSNGMLQALDEASGAIKWTANLDIPALSLRGESAPATAYGAAIVGGDNGRVSAVLMQQGQIIWQQRVSQATGPTEIDRLSDVDTTPVIDNGVVYALAYNGNLTALDLRSGQILWKRELGSVNNFIVDAGRIFLVDQSDRVLSLTTDGGVTMWTQEKLLHRNLTAPVLFNGYLVVADSEGYMHWMNADDGRFVAQQKVDSSGFQTDPVVAGDRVLIQAKDGTLYSISR; encoded by the coding sequence ATGCAATTGCGTAAATTACTTGTGCCAGGGCTGATTTCTCTGACGCTGCTCAGCGGGTGTTCACTCTTTAGCGGTGAAGAGGATGTGGTAAAAATGTCTCCGTTACCGGAGGTAGAAAACCAGTTTACACCCAACACCGTCTGGAGCAGCTCTGTGGGCAGCGGTATTGGTGACTTTTACTCTAACCTCCACCCGGCCTGGCAGGATGGCAATGTCTATGCCGCCGATCGTCGCGGTACGGTAAAAGCCATGAGCGCCAGCGATGGTCAGGAGATCTGGAAAGTTGACCTGTCTGAAAACCGCGGGCTCCTCAGCCGCAATGCCCCGGCACTGCTGTCTGGTGGGGTAACGGTGTCCGGCGGGCACGTCTATGTGGGCAGTGAAAAGGCCCAGATCTACGCGCTGAATATTGTCGATGGCGCAATTGCCTGGCAGACCACAGTAGCCGGTGAAGCCGTTTCACGCCCGGTTGCCAGCGATGGCCTGTTACTGGTTCACACCAGTAACGGCATGCTGCAGGCGCTGGATGAAGCCAGCGGCGCTATCAAGTGGACGGCGAACCTCGATATCCCGGCTCTGTCATTGCGTGGTGAATCTGCACCGGCAACGGCCTATGGCGCGGCGATTGTGGGCGGCGACAACGGGCGCGTAAGCGCGGTGCTGATGCAGCAGGGGCAGATAATCTGGCAGCAGCGTGTCTCCCAGGCGACTGGCCCGACAGAGATTGACCGCCTGAGCGATGTGGACACCACCCCGGTGATCGATAACGGTGTGGTCTATGCCCTGGCCTATAACGGTAACCTGACCGCGCTGGATCTGCGCTCTGGTCAGATCCTGTGGAAACGCGAGCTGGGCTCGGTAAATAACTTTATCGTTGATGCTGGCCGTATCTTCCTGGTTGATCAGAGTGATCGGGTACTGTCGCTGACCACTGACGGTGGCGTTACCATGTGGACCCAGGAAAAACTGCTGCACCGTAATCTGACGGCTCCGGTTCTGTTTAACGGCTATCTGGTCGTGGCGGACAGCGAAGGGTATATGCACTGGATGAACGCGGATGATGGCCGCTTTGTTGCCCAGCAGAAAGTGGACAGCTCTGGCTTCCAGACCGATCCGGTCGTTGCCGGTGATCGGGTGCTGATCCAGGCGAAAGACGGTACACTGTACTCTATCAGCCGTTAA
- the der gene encoding ribosome biogenesis GTPase Der, with the protein MVPVIALVGRPNVGKSTLFNRLTRTRDALVADFPGLTRDRKYGRAEVEGREFICIDTGGIDGTEEGVETRMAEQSLLAIEEADVVLFMVDARAGLMPADIAIAKHLRSREKPTFLVANKTDGLDPDQAMSDFWSLGLGDIHPIAASHGRGVTTLLEQVLMPWMDEVSPPEEVDEDAEYWAQVAAENGETPEGEPLEEETFNPQDLPIKLAIVGRPNVGKSTLTNRILGEDRVVVYDMPGTTRDSIYIPMERDEREYVLIDTAGVRKRGKITDTVEKFSVIKTLQAIEDANVVMLVIDAREGISDQDLSLLGFILNSGRSLVIVVNKWDGLTQEDKEQVKEALDYRLGFIDFARVHFISALHGSGVGNLFESIREAYDSATRRVSTAMLTRIMNMATEDHQPPLVRGRRVKLKYAHAGGYNPPIVVIHGNQVKDLPDSYKRYLMNYFRKSLEVMGTPIRIQFKEGENPFANKRNTLTPNQIRKRQRLMKHIKKNK; encoded by the coding sequence ATGGTACCTGTGATCGCGCTGGTCGGGCGCCCGAACGTGGGTAAGTCCACGTTATTTAACCGTTTAACTCGCACCCGTGATGCGCTGGTGGCGGATTTCCCGGGGCTGACACGCGATCGTAAATATGGTCGTGCGGAAGTTGAAGGACGTGAATTTATCTGTATCGATACCGGTGGTATTGACGGTACAGAAGAGGGGGTCGAAACCCGGATGGCCGAGCAGTCGCTGCTGGCGATTGAAGAGGCGGACGTGGTGCTGTTTATGGTGGATGCCCGCGCGGGCCTGATGCCGGCAGATATCGCGATTGCCAAACATCTGCGCTCCCGTGAGAAACCCACATTTCTGGTGGCTAACAAAACGGACGGCCTTGACCCCGATCAGGCCATGTCGGACTTCTGGTCCCTGGGGCTTGGGGACATTCACCCGATCGCGGCCTCCCATGGCCGTGGGGTAACCACCCTGCTGGAGCAGGTGCTGATGCCGTGGATGGACGAAGTCAGCCCGCCGGAAGAGGTGGACGAAGACGCCGAATACTGGGCGCAGGTGGCGGCCGAAAACGGCGAAACGCCGGAAGGGGAGCCCCTGGAAGAAGAGACATTCAACCCCCAGGATCTGCCAATTAAACTGGCGATTGTCGGGCGGCCTAATGTGGGTAAGTCCACACTGACTAACCGTATTCTCGGTGAAGATCGGGTCGTGGTTTACGATATGCCCGGCACCACCCGCGACAGTATCTATATTCCGATGGAGCGCGATGAACGTGAGTACGTACTTATCGACACCGCCGGGGTACGTAAGCGCGGGAAGATTACCGATACGGTAGAAAAATTCTCGGTCATTAAAACGTTGCAGGCCATTGAAGACGCGAACGTTGTCATGCTGGTGATTGATGCCCGTGAGGGGATCTCTGATCAGGATTTGTCCCTGCTGGGATTTATTCTCAACAGCGGGCGTTCGCTGGTTATCGTGGTGAATAAATGGGATGGTCTCACCCAGGAAGATAAAGAGCAGGTGAAAGAGGCGCTGGACTACCGTCTGGGCTTTATCGACTTTGCCCGGGTGCATTTTATCTCCGCACTGCACGGCAGCGGGGTGGGCAACCTGTTTGAGTCAATTCGTGAAGCCTATGACAGTGCGACCCGTCGCGTCAGCACCGCGATGCTGACCCGGATTATGAACATGGCAACCGAAGATCACCAGCCACCGCTGGTACGCGGGCGCCGGGTGAAACTGAAATATGCCCACGCCGGTGGCTATAACCCGCCGATTGTGGTTATCCACGGTAACCAGGTGAAGGATCTGCCGGACTCTTACAAACGGTATCTGATGAACTACTTCCGCAAATCGCTGGAAGTGATGGGTACACCGATTCGTATCCAGTTTAAAGAGGGGGAAAACCCGTTTGCGAATAAGCGCAACACCCTGACCCCGAACCAGATCCGCAAACGCCAGCGCCTGATGAAGCACATCAAGAAAAACAAATAA
- the dgcJ gene encoding diguanylate cyclase DgcJ, protein MQTVLRRTSHTKATVIITALTTLVFSIFIYHELDNLNKYTRYIAENGKSALFHEEYINQKISLHLSHSFSGKDTSTLTPARICQKQERNGDIYGLNLNDHAFQPLPGTLQTKNPNCNDWAGDVPDLLFFNKKIGSISSKYSFSNYTGYLFNNTRYYIDLKKNYIYINKIFDYRKYIFSNWLIKKRNNIDIRTSVHTIDIDENALDDLENGESIVSHIYNDGDTQGNIISLLMPVFSSGDIKGIIITDINISDLTTAFYTHDRPFLWKFITLYVKDNHAGKIIDFHQPSLKIFDVSHYQTSITKYYTLHIGIDMQYFIINNIWIFILYILATCLLCAYTKNHLIRQHLLARESITDAMTGLYNRRIFSSALEKTIASLTGKNIPITTIAIDSDGLKKINDTLGHHMGDYAIEILGQAILHSIRKADYGVRLGGDEFLIILMGNSLPEADAVIRRIIQRLCETDSHNIVKFSYGCYQLAPGDTLEHALRKADELLYQNKRRKNAQRNG, encoded by the coding sequence ATGCAAACCGTGTTGAGACGGACCTCACATACCAAAGCAACGGTCATTATTACCGCATTAACCACTCTGGTTTTCTCCATATTCATCTACCATGAACTGGATAACTTAAATAAGTACACCCGGTATATTGCAGAAAATGGCAAATCCGCACTCTTCCATGAAGAATACATTAATCAGAAAATATCACTGCACCTGAGCCACTCATTTTCCGGCAAGGATACATCAACACTTACCCCAGCCAGAATATGCCAGAAGCAGGAGAGAAACGGGGATATTTACGGCCTTAATCTGAACGATCACGCCTTTCAGCCACTGCCGGGCACCTTACAGACGAAAAACCCCAACTGTAACGACTGGGCGGGAGATGTTCCGGACCTTCTGTTCTTTAATAAAAAGATTGGTTCGATCTCGTCAAAGTACAGTTTTTCTAACTATACCGGCTACCTTTTTAATAACACGCGCTACTATATCGACCTGAAGAAAAACTACATTTATATTAATAAAATATTTGATTACAGAAAGTATATCTTCAGCAACTGGCTGATTAAAAAACGAAATAACATCGATATCCGAACCAGCGTTCACACCATTGATATTGATGAAAATGCCCTTGATGATCTGGAAAATGGCGAGAGTATTGTCTCGCACATATACAATGACGGGGACACCCAGGGTAATATTATCAGCCTGCTGATGCCGGTGTTTTCCTCCGGCGATATTAAGGGCATTATTATTACTGATATCAATATCTCTGATCTGACAACCGCCTTCTATACCCACGACCGGCCATTTTTATGGAAGTTTATTACCCTGTATGTAAAAGATAACCATGCCGGTAAAATCATTGATTTCCACCAGCCATCGTTAAAAATATTCGACGTTAGCCACTACCAGACCAGCATAACAAAATACTATACGCTGCATATCGGCATCGATATGCAGTATTTTATTATCAACAATATCTGGATATTTATCCTGTATATCCTGGCGACCTGCCTGCTGTGCGCCTACACCAAAAACCATCTGATCCGCCAGCATCTGCTGGCCCGGGAAAGCATAACCGACGCGATGACCGGGCTCTATAATCGCAGGATATTCTCATCAGCGCTGGAAAAAACCATCGCCAGCCTGACGGGGAAAAATATCCCCATCACCACGATAGCCATCGACAGCGACGGGCTGAAAAAAATTAACGATACCCTTGGCCACCATATGGGCGATTATGCCATTGAAATACTGGGGCAGGCGATTTTACATTCGATCCGCAAAGCCGACTACGGGGTGCGTCTCGGCGGCGATGAGTTCCTGATAATCCTGATGGGAAACAGCCTGCCGGAAGCGGATGCGGTGATCCGGCGCATCATACAGAGGTTGTGTGAGACCGACAGCCACAATATCGTGAAGTTTTCCTACGGCTGCTACCAGTTGGCCCCGGGTGACACACTGGAGCATGCCCTGCGCAAAGCGGATGAGCTGCTCTATCAGAATAAACGGCGCAAAAACGCCCAGCGCAATGGCTGA
- a CDS encoding SDR family oxidoreductase, producing the protein MSNSKKPLVVITGASSGIGMATAKRLSAAGHSLLLLARRTAPMEQLNLPDTLCKAVDVTDREAFMNAVNEAEQKFGPVDALINNAGVMLLGHMATQDPAEWDRMLDTNVKGLLNGIHAVTAGMVARKQGTIINISSIAGRKTFPNHVAYVGTKFAVHGISENLREELSPYGVRVITIAPGAVETELLSHTSDEEIKTGYQAWKQEMGGVVLSAEDVAGSIQFAYDQPQHVCIREIVLAATRQQA; encoded by the coding sequence ATGAGTAATTCAAAGAAACCCCTGGTCGTTATCACCGGCGCCAGCTCCGGTATCGGTATGGCTACGGCGAAACGGCTGTCCGCAGCCGGGCACTCGCTGCTGTTACTTGCCCGCCGCACCGCACCGATGGAGCAGCTCAACCTGCCGGACACCCTGTGTAAGGCAGTCGATGTGACCGATCGCGAAGCATTCATGAACGCGGTAAATGAGGCCGAGCAAAAATTTGGCCCGGTCGATGCGCTGATCAATAACGCCGGGGTCATGCTGCTGGGCCATATGGCAACCCAGGATCCCGCCGAGTGGGACCGGATGCTGGATACCAACGTCAAAGGGTTACTGAACGGGATCCACGCCGTAACCGCCGGTATGGTCGCCAGAAAGCAGGGAACGATTATCAACATCAGCTCCATTGCCGGGCGTAAAACCTTCCCGAACCATGTGGCTTATGTGGGCACCAAGTTCGCGGTACACGGTATTTCAGAAAACCTGCGTGAAGAGCTCTCTCCTTATGGGGTCCGGGTTATCACCATCGCCCCGGGTGCCGTGGAAACCGAACTGCTGAGCCACACCAGCGACGAAGAGATAAAAACCGGCTACCAGGCATGGAAGCAGGAGATGGGCGGCGTTGTGCTTTCCGCTGAAGATGTGGCCGGCAGCATTCAGTTTGCCTACGACCAGCCGCAGCATGTCTGCATCCGGGAAATTGTCCTGGCGGCGACCCGCCAGCAGGCATAA